The following are encoded together in the Monodelphis domestica isolate mMonDom1 chromosome 5, mMonDom1.pri, whole genome shotgun sequence genome:
- the SMARCC2 gene encoding SWI/SNF complex subunit SMARCC2 isoform X4, whose translation MAVRKKDGGPNVKYYEAADTVTQFDNVRLWLGKNYKKYIQAEPPTNKSLSSLVVQLLQFQEEVFGKHVSNAPLTKLPIKCFLDFKAGGSLCHILAAAYKFKSDQGWRRYDFQNPSRMDRNVEMFMTIEKSLVQNNCLARPNIFLHPEIDLKLLGKLKDIIKRHQGTVTEDKSNASHIVCPVPGNLEEEEWVRPVMKRDKQVLLHWGYYPDSYDTWIPASEVEASVEDAPTPEKPRKVHAKWILDTDTFNEWMNEEDYEVNDDKNPVSRRKKISAKTLTDEVNSPDSDRRDKKGSNYKKRKRSPSPSPTPEAKKKNAKKGPSTPYTKSKRGHREEEQEDLTKDMDEPSPVPNVEEVTLPKTVNTKKDSESAPVKGGTMTDLDEQEDESMETAGKDEDESSTGNKGEQTKNPDLHEDNVTEQTHHIIIPSYAAWFDYNSVHAIERRALPEFFNGKNKSKTPEIYLAYRNFMIDTYRLNPQEYLTSTACRRNLAGDVCAIMRVHAFLEQWGLINYQVDAESRPTPMGPPPTSHFHVLADTPSGLVPLQPKTPQGRQVDADNKAGRKGKELDDLVPETAKGKPELTSASQQMLNFPDKGKEKPTDMQNFGLRTDMYTKKNVPSKSKAAASATREWTEQETLLLLEALEMYKDDWNKVSEHVGSRTQDECILHFLRLPIEDPYLEDSEASLGPLAYQPIPFSQSGNPVMSTVAFLASVVDPRVASAAAKSALEEFSKMKEEVPTALVEAHVRKVEEAAKMTGKADPSFGLESSGIAGTTSDEPDRIEESGTDEPRAENQAAEEKKEPKEPREGGAATEEEVKDKPSEAPKKEEEKGKEGDMEKESEKSDGDPMADQEKEKEPKEGQEEVLKDVVEAEGDRKTKVERDIGEGNLSTAAAAALAAAAVKAKHLAAVEERKIKSLVALLVETQMKKLEIKLRHFEELETIMDREREALEYQRQQLLADRQAFHMEQLKYAEMRARQQHFQQMHQQQQQPPQNLPPGSQPVPPTGASVPPPAHSLTVAPPSVAPTPAGTGAPPGGLAPTEQMGQTGSASGSQQLQPAGAPQPGTVPPGAPPTGPHGPSPFPSQQTPPSMIPGAVPGSGHPSVAGNALGLPFSMPPPPPPSSIIPFSSLADSININLPPPPNLHGHHHHLPFAPGTLPPPNLPVSMASPLHPNLPATTTMSSSLPLGPGLGSAAAQSPAIVAAVQGNFMPSASLLPDPGTPIPPDPTAPSPGTVTPVPPQ comes from the exons ATGGCGGTGCGGAAGAAGGATGGCGGCCCCAACGTGAAGTACTACGAGGCCGCAGACACCGTGACCCAATTTGATAACGTGCGGCTCTGGCTCGGCAAGAACTACAAGAAG TATATCCAAGCGGAACCACCCACCAACAAGTCCTTGTCTAGCCTCGTGGTACAATTGCTACAATTCCAAGAGGAGGTCTTTGGCAAGCATGTGAGCAATGCACCGCTCACCAAACTTCCG ATCAAATGTTTCCTAGATTTCAAAGCGGGAGGCTCCCTTTGTCACATCCTTGCAGCTGCTTACAAGTTCAAGAGTGACCAGGGATG GCGGCGTTATGATTTCCAGAATCCATCCCGCATGGACCGAAATGTGGAAATGTTCATGACCATTGAGAAGTCCCTGGTGCAG AATAACTGTTTGGCAAGACCCAATATTTTCCTACACCCAGAGATTGACCTCAAGCTGCTCGGGAAATTGAAGGATATTATCAAAAGGCATCAG GGAACAGTGACTGAAGATAAGAGCAATGCCTCGCATATAGTGTGCCCTGTTCCGGGGAACCTGGAGGAAG agGAATGGGTACGGCCAGTCATGAAGAGGGACAAGCAAGTTCTTTTGCACTGGGGCTACTATCCCGACAG TTATGATACCTGGATTCCAGCCAGTGAAGTGGAAGCTTCTGTGGAAGACGCCCCGACACCCGAGAAGCCGAGGAAG GTTCATGCAAAGTGGATTCTGGACACGGATACTTTCAACGAGTGGATGAATGAAGAAGACTACGAAGTGAACGATGACAAGAACCCTGTGTCCCGGCGCAAGAAGATCTCGGCGAAGACCCTGACGGACGAG GTGAACAGCCCCGATTCAGACCGGCGAGACAAGAAGGGCAGCAACTACAAGAAAAGGAAgcgctccccctccccctctccgaCCCccgaagccaaaaagaaaaatgcaaagaagGG GCCCTCCACACCCTACACGAAATCCAAGCGTGGCCACCgagaagaagaacaagaggaCCTGACCAAGGACATGGATGAGCCCTCACCAGTCCCCAACGTGGAAGAAGTGACGCTGCCCAAGACCG TCAATACCAAGAAGGACTCGGAATCGGCACCCGTTAAAGGAGGCACCATGACTGACCTTG ATGAGCAGGAGGATGAGAGCATGGAGACTGCAGGCAAG GATGAGGATGAGAGCAGCACTGGCAACAAGGGTGAACAGACCAAGAACCCTGACCTGCATGAAGACAATGTGACCGAACAGACCCACCACATCATCATCCCTAGCTACGCGGCCTGGTTTGACTACAATAG CGTCCACGCTATTGAGAGGAGGGCTCTGCCAGAATTCTTCAACGGCAAGAACAAATCCAAGACCCCAGAGAT CTACCTGGCCTATCGAAACTTCATGATTGATACCTACCGCCTGAACCCGCAAGAGTACCTCACCTCCACTGCCTGCCGCCGGAACCTGGCAGGTGATGTCTGTGCCATCATGAG GGTCCATGCCTTCCTGGAACAGTGGGGTCTGATCAACTACCAGGTGGATGCAGAGAGTCGTCCAACTCCCATGGGACCCCCACCCACTTCTCACTTCCACGTCCTCGCTGACACACCCTCAGGGCTGGTGCCCCTGCAACCCAAGACACCCCAG GGCCGCCAAGTGGATGCTGACAACAAGGCTGGGCGAAAAGGCAAAGAGCTAGATGATCTGGTGCCAGAGACAGCTAAGGGGAAGCCAGAGCTG ACCTCAGCGTCCCAGCAAATGCTCAACTTTCCTGACAAAGGCAAAGAGAAACCAACAGACATGCAGAATTTTGGACTGCGGACAGATATGTACACCAAAAAGAATGTTCCCTCCAAG AGCAAAGCTGCAGCCAGTGCAACCCGTGAGTGGACAGAACAGGAGACTCTACTACTTCTGGAG GCACTGGAAATGTACAAAGATGACTGGAACAAGGTGTCAGAGCACGTAGGGAGTCGTACACAGGATGAGTGCATCCTGCACTTCCTCCGTTTGCCCATTGAAGACCCATATCTTGAAGACTCCGAGGCCTCGCTGGGCCCCCTTGCCTACCAGCCTATCCCTTTCAGCCAGTCTGGCAACCCTGTCATGAGTACCGTTGCCTTCCTGGCCTCTGTGGTTGACCCCCGCGTGGCTTCTGCTGCTGCCAAGTCGGCCTTAG AGGAGTTCTCCAAGATGAAAGAGGAAGTTCCCACAGCCCTGGTGGAGGCCCATGTTCGAAAGGTGGAGGAAGCAGCCAAGATGACGGGCAAGGCAGACCCATCCTTTGGTTTGGAGAGTAGTGGCATCGCAGGAACCACCTCTGATGAACCTGATCGGATTG aAGAAAGTGGAACCGATGAGCCTCGGGCAGAAAACCAGGctgcagaggaaaaaaaagagcccAAG GAACCTCGGGAAGGAGGAGCTGCCACAGAGGAAGAAGTGAAGGATAAACCGAGTGAAGCAcccaaaaaggaggaagagaaggggaaggaaggggatatGGAGAAAGAATCAGAGAAGAGTGATGGAGACCCCATGG CTgaccaggaaaaagaaaaagagccaaAGGAAGGACAGGAGGAGGTGCTAAAGGATGTGGTGGAGGCTGAGGGGGACAGGAAAACCAAGGTGGAACGGGACATTGGTGAAGGCAACCTCTCCACTGCAGCTGCTGCTGCCTTGGCGGCAGCTGCTGTAAAAGCCAAG cACTTGGCTGCTGTTGAAGAGAGGAAGATCAAGTCCCTGGTGGCCCTGCTAGTGGAgactcagatgaagaaactggagatCAAGCTTCGGCACTTTGAGGAGCTGGAGACTATCATGGACCGGGAGCGAGAGGCC CTGGAATACCAGAGGCAACAGCTCCTGGCTGACAGACAAGCCTTCCACATGGAACAACTGAAGTACGCAGAGATGAGGGCCCGACAGCAGCATTTCCAGCAAATGCACCAACAACAACAGCAGCCTCCCCAAAACTTACCCCCTGGCTCCCAGCCAGTTCCACCCACAGGAGCTTCTGTGCCACCCCCTGCCCACAGCTTGACTGTGGCTCCACCCTCTGTGGCTCCCACTCCTGCTGGTACTGGAGCCCCTCCTGGTGGCTTGGCCCCCACTGAACAGATGGGACAGACAGGGTCAGCTTCAGGGTCACAACAGCTCCAGCCAGCCGGAGCTCCCCAGCCTGGGACCGTGCCACCTGGAGCACCCCCCACTGGACCCCATG gcCCCTCACCGTTCCCCAGCCAACAAACTCCTCCCTCAATGATACCAGGGGCAGTGCCAGGCAGTGGGCACCCAAGTGTGGCCGGTAATGCTTTGGGTTTGCCTTTCAGCatgccacctcctcctcctccgtcATCCATCATCCCATTTAGTAGCCTAGCTGATTCCATCAATATtaacctccctcctcctcctaaCCTGCATGGGCATCACCACCATCTTCCGTTTGCCCCGGGAACCCTCCCTCCACCTAACCTGCCTGTGTCCATGGCGAGCCCTCTACATCCTAACCTGCCGGCGACCACCACCATGTCATCCTCCTTGCCTCTCGGGCCAGGGCTGGGATCCGCTGCAGCCCAGAGCCCTGCTATTGTGGCGGCTGTTCAGGGCAACTTCATGCCCAGTGCCAGCCTGCTGCCAG ACCCAGGCACCCCGATACCCCCTGACCCTACAGCCCCCAGCCCCGGCACGGTGACCCCGGTGCCACCGCAGTGA
- the SMARCC2 gene encoding SWI/SNF complex subunit SMARCC2 isoform X7, which produces MAVRKKDGGPNVKYYEAADTVTQFDNVRLWLGKNYKKYIQAEPPTNKSLSSLVVQLLQFQEEVFGKHVSNAPLTKLPIKCFLDFKAGGSLCHILAAAYKFKSDQGWPGLCHSLGSCLSTRRRYDFQNPSRMDRNVEMFMTIEKSLVQNNCLARPNIFLHPEIDLKLLGKLKDIIKRHQGTVTEDKSNASHIVCPVPGNLEEEEWVRPVMKRDKQVLLHWGYYPDSYDTWIPASEVEASVEDAPTPEKPRKVHAKWILDTDTFNEWMNEEDYEVNDDKNPVSRRKKISAKTLTDEVNSPDSDRRDKKGSNYKKRKRSPSPSPTPEAKKKNAKKGPSTPYTKSKRGHREEEQEDLTKDMDEPSPVPNVEEVTLPKTVNTKKDSESAPVKGGTMTDLDEQEDESMETAGKDEDESSTGNKGEQTKNPDLHEDNVTEQTHHIIIPSYAAWFDYNSVHAIERRALPEFFNGKNKSKTPEIYLAYRNFMIDTYRLNPQEYLTSTACRRNLAGDVCAIMRVHAFLEQWGLINYQVDAESRPTPMGPPPTSHFHVLADTPSGLVPLQPKTPQGRQVDADNKAGRKGKELDDLVPETAKGKPELQTSASQQMLNFPDKGKEKPTDMQNFGLRTDMYTKKNVPSKSKAAASATREWTEQETLLLLEALEMYKDDWNKVSEHVGSRTQDECILHFLRLPIEDPYLEDSEASLGPLAYQPIPFSQSGNPVMSTVAFLASVVDPRVASAAAKSALEEFSKMKEEVPTALVEAHVRKVEEAAKMTGKADPSFGLESSGIAGTTSDEPDRIEESGTDEPRAENQAAEEKKEPKEPREGGAATEEEVKDKPSEAPKKEEEKGKEGDMEKESEKSDGDPMADQEKEKEPKEGQEEVLKDVVEAEGDRKTKVERDIGEGNLSTAAAAALAAAAVKAKHLAAVEERKIKSLVALLVETQMKKLEIKLRHFEELETIMDREREALEYQRQQLLADRQAFHMEQLKYAEMRARQQHFQQMHQQQQQPPQNLPPGSQPVPPTGASVPPPAHSLTVAPPSVAPTPAGTGAPPGGLAPTEQMGQTGSASGSQQLQPAGAPQPGTVPPGAPPTGPHGPSPFPSQQTPPSMIPGAVPGSGHPSVADPGTPIPPDPTAPSPGTVTPVPPQ; this is translated from the exons ATGGCGGTGCGGAAGAAGGATGGCGGCCCCAACGTGAAGTACTACGAGGCCGCAGACACCGTGACCCAATTTGATAACGTGCGGCTCTGGCTCGGCAAGAACTACAAGAAG TATATCCAAGCGGAACCACCCACCAACAAGTCCTTGTCTAGCCTCGTGGTACAATTGCTACAATTCCAAGAGGAGGTCTTTGGCAAGCATGTGAGCAATGCACCGCTCACCAAACTTCCG ATCAAATGTTTCCTAGATTTCAAAGCGGGAGGCTCCCTTTGTCACATCCTTGCAGCTGCTTACAAGTTCAAGAGTGACCAGGGATG gcctgggcTATGCCACTCACTGGGCTCTTGCCTTTCCACAAGGCGGCGTTATGATTTCCAGAATCCATCCCGCATGGACCGAAATGTGGAAATGTTCATGACCATTGAGAAGTCCCTGGTGCAG AATAACTGTTTGGCAAGACCCAATATTTTCCTACACCCAGAGATTGACCTCAAGCTGCTCGGGAAATTGAAGGATATTATCAAAAGGCATCAG GGAACAGTGACTGAAGATAAGAGCAATGCCTCGCATATAGTGTGCCCTGTTCCGGGGAACCTGGAGGAAG agGAATGGGTACGGCCAGTCATGAAGAGGGACAAGCAAGTTCTTTTGCACTGGGGCTACTATCCCGACAG TTATGATACCTGGATTCCAGCCAGTGAAGTGGAAGCTTCTGTGGAAGACGCCCCGACACCCGAGAAGCCGAGGAAG GTTCATGCAAAGTGGATTCTGGACACGGATACTTTCAACGAGTGGATGAATGAAGAAGACTACGAAGTGAACGATGACAAGAACCCTGTGTCCCGGCGCAAGAAGATCTCGGCGAAGACCCTGACGGACGAG GTGAACAGCCCCGATTCAGACCGGCGAGACAAGAAGGGCAGCAACTACAAGAAAAGGAAgcgctccccctccccctctccgaCCCccgaagccaaaaagaaaaatgcaaagaagGG GCCCTCCACACCCTACACGAAATCCAAGCGTGGCCACCgagaagaagaacaagaggaCCTGACCAAGGACATGGATGAGCCCTCACCAGTCCCCAACGTGGAAGAAGTGACGCTGCCCAAGACCG TCAATACCAAGAAGGACTCGGAATCGGCACCCGTTAAAGGAGGCACCATGACTGACCTTG ATGAGCAGGAGGATGAGAGCATGGAGACTGCAGGCAAG GATGAGGATGAGAGCAGCACTGGCAACAAGGGTGAACAGACCAAGAACCCTGACCTGCATGAAGACAATGTGACCGAACAGACCCACCACATCATCATCCCTAGCTACGCGGCCTGGTTTGACTACAATAG CGTCCACGCTATTGAGAGGAGGGCTCTGCCAGAATTCTTCAACGGCAAGAACAAATCCAAGACCCCAGAGAT CTACCTGGCCTATCGAAACTTCATGATTGATACCTACCGCCTGAACCCGCAAGAGTACCTCACCTCCACTGCCTGCCGCCGGAACCTGGCAGGTGATGTCTGTGCCATCATGAG GGTCCATGCCTTCCTGGAACAGTGGGGTCTGATCAACTACCAGGTGGATGCAGAGAGTCGTCCAACTCCCATGGGACCCCCACCCACTTCTCACTTCCACGTCCTCGCTGACACACCCTCAGGGCTGGTGCCCCTGCAACCCAAGACACCCCAG GGCCGCCAAGTGGATGCTGACAACAAGGCTGGGCGAAAAGGCAAAGAGCTAGATGATCTGGTGCCAGAGACAGCTAAGGGGAAGCCAGAGCTG CAGACCTCAGCGTCCCAGCAAATGCTCAACTTTCCTGACAAAGGCAAAGAGAAACCAACAGACATGCAGAATTTTGGACTGCGGACAGATATGTACACCAAAAAGAATGTTCCCTCCAAG AGCAAAGCTGCAGCCAGTGCAACCCGTGAGTGGACAGAACAGGAGACTCTACTACTTCTGGAG GCACTGGAAATGTACAAAGATGACTGGAACAAGGTGTCAGAGCACGTAGGGAGTCGTACACAGGATGAGTGCATCCTGCACTTCCTCCGTTTGCCCATTGAAGACCCATATCTTGAAGACTCCGAGGCCTCGCTGGGCCCCCTTGCCTACCAGCCTATCCCTTTCAGCCAGTCTGGCAACCCTGTCATGAGTACCGTTGCCTTCCTGGCCTCTGTGGTTGACCCCCGCGTGGCTTCTGCTGCTGCCAAGTCGGCCTTAG AGGAGTTCTCCAAGATGAAAGAGGAAGTTCCCACAGCCCTGGTGGAGGCCCATGTTCGAAAGGTGGAGGAAGCAGCCAAGATGACGGGCAAGGCAGACCCATCCTTTGGTTTGGAGAGTAGTGGCATCGCAGGAACCACCTCTGATGAACCTGATCGGATTG aAGAAAGTGGAACCGATGAGCCTCGGGCAGAAAACCAGGctgcagaggaaaaaaaagagcccAAG GAACCTCGGGAAGGAGGAGCTGCCACAGAGGAAGAAGTGAAGGATAAACCGAGTGAAGCAcccaaaaaggaggaagagaaggggaaggaaggggatatGGAGAAAGAATCAGAGAAGAGTGATGGAGACCCCATGG CTgaccaggaaaaagaaaaagagccaaAGGAAGGACAGGAGGAGGTGCTAAAGGATGTGGTGGAGGCTGAGGGGGACAGGAAAACCAAGGTGGAACGGGACATTGGTGAAGGCAACCTCTCCACTGCAGCTGCTGCTGCCTTGGCGGCAGCTGCTGTAAAAGCCAAG cACTTGGCTGCTGTTGAAGAGAGGAAGATCAAGTCCCTGGTGGCCCTGCTAGTGGAgactcagatgaagaaactggagatCAAGCTTCGGCACTTTGAGGAGCTGGAGACTATCATGGACCGGGAGCGAGAGGCC CTGGAATACCAGAGGCAACAGCTCCTGGCTGACAGACAAGCCTTCCACATGGAACAACTGAAGTACGCAGAGATGAGGGCCCGACAGCAGCATTTCCAGCAAATGCACCAACAACAACAGCAGCCTCCCCAAAACTTACCCCCTGGCTCCCAGCCAGTTCCACCCACAGGAGCTTCTGTGCCACCCCCTGCCCACAGCTTGACTGTGGCTCCACCCTCTGTGGCTCCCACTCCTGCTGGTACTGGAGCCCCTCCTGGTGGCTTGGCCCCCACTGAACAGATGGGACAGACAGGGTCAGCTTCAGGGTCACAACAGCTCCAGCCAGCCGGAGCTCCCCAGCCTGGGACCGTGCCACCTGGAGCACCCCCCACTGGACCCCATG gcCCCTCACCGTTCCCCAGCCAACAAACTCCTCCCTCAATGATACCAGGGGCAGTGCCAGGCAGTGGGCACCCAAGTGTGGCCG ACCCAGGCACCCCGATACCCCCTGACCCTACAGCCCCCAGCCCCGGCACGGTGACCCCGGTGCCACCGCAGTGA
- the SMARCC2 gene encoding SWI/SNF complex subunit SMARCC2 isoform X2, producing MAVRKKDGGPNVKYYEAADTVTQFDNVRLWLGKNYKKYIQAEPPTNKSLSSLVVQLLQFQEEVFGKHVSNAPLTKLPIKCFLDFKAGGSLCHILAAAYKFKSDQGWPGLCHSLGSCLSTRRRYDFQNPSRMDRNVEMFMTIEKSLVQNNCLARPNIFLHPEIDLKLLGKLKDIIKRHQGTVTEDKSNASHIVCPVPGNLEEEEWVRPVMKRDKQVLLHWGYYPDSYDTWIPASEVEASVEDAPTPEKPRKVHAKWILDTDTFNEWMNEEDYEVNDDKNPVSRRKKISAKTLTDEVNSPDSDRRDKKGSNYKKRKRSPSPSPTPEAKKKNAKKGPSTPYTKSKRGHREEEQEDLTKDMDEPSPVPNVEEVTLPKTVNTKKDSESAPVKGGTMTDLDEQEDESMETAGKDEDESSTGNKGEQTKNPDLHEDNVTEQTHHIIIPSYAAWFDYNSVHAIERRALPEFFNGKNKSKTPEIYLAYRNFMIDTYRLNPQEYLTSTACRRNLAGDVCAIMRVHAFLEQWGLINYQVDAESRPTPMGPPPTSHFHVLADTPSGLVPLQPKTPQGRQVDADNKAGRKGKELDDLVPETAKGKPELTSASQQMLNFPDKGKEKPTDMQNFGLRTDMYTKKNVPSKSKAAASATREWTEQETLLLLEALEMYKDDWNKVSEHVGSRTQDECILHFLRLPIEDPYLEDSEASLGPLAYQPIPFSQSGNPVMSTVAFLASVVDPRVASAAAKSALEEFSKMKEEVPTALVEAHVRKVEEAAKMTGKADPSFGLESSGIAGTTSDEPDRIEESGTDEPRAENQAAEEKKEPKEPREGGAATEEEVKDKPSEAPKKEEEKGKEGDMEKESEKSDGDPMADQEKEKEPKEGQEEVLKDVVEAEGDRKTKVERDIGEGNLSTAAAAALAAAAVKAKHLAAVEERKIKSLVALLVETQMKKLEIKLRHFEELETIMDREREALEYQRQQLLADRQAFHMEQLKYAEMRARQQHFQQMHQQQQQPPQNLPPGSQPVPPTGASVPPPAHSLTVAPPSVAPTPAGTGAPPGGLAPTEQMGQTGSASGSQQLQPAGAPQPGTVPPGAPPTGPHGPSPFPSQQTPPSMIPGAVPGSGHPSVAGNALGLPFSMPPPPPPSSIIPFSSLADSININLPPPPNLHGHHHHLPFAPGTLPPPNLPVSMASPLHPNLPATTTMSSSLPLGPGLGSAAAQSPAIVAAVQGNFMPSASLLPDPGTPIPPDPTAPSPGTVTPVPPQ from the exons ATGGCGGTGCGGAAGAAGGATGGCGGCCCCAACGTGAAGTACTACGAGGCCGCAGACACCGTGACCCAATTTGATAACGTGCGGCTCTGGCTCGGCAAGAACTACAAGAAG TATATCCAAGCGGAACCACCCACCAACAAGTCCTTGTCTAGCCTCGTGGTACAATTGCTACAATTCCAAGAGGAGGTCTTTGGCAAGCATGTGAGCAATGCACCGCTCACCAAACTTCCG ATCAAATGTTTCCTAGATTTCAAAGCGGGAGGCTCCCTTTGTCACATCCTTGCAGCTGCTTACAAGTTCAAGAGTGACCAGGGATG gcctgggcTATGCCACTCACTGGGCTCTTGCCTTTCCACAAGGCGGCGTTATGATTTCCAGAATCCATCCCGCATGGACCGAAATGTGGAAATGTTCATGACCATTGAGAAGTCCCTGGTGCAG AATAACTGTTTGGCAAGACCCAATATTTTCCTACACCCAGAGATTGACCTCAAGCTGCTCGGGAAATTGAAGGATATTATCAAAAGGCATCAG GGAACAGTGACTGAAGATAAGAGCAATGCCTCGCATATAGTGTGCCCTGTTCCGGGGAACCTGGAGGAAG agGAATGGGTACGGCCAGTCATGAAGAGGGACAAGCAAGTTCTTTTGCACTGGGGCTACTATCCCGACAG TTATGATACCTGGATTCCAGCCAGTGAAGTGGAAGCTTCTGTGGAAGACGCCCCGACACCCGAGAAGCCGAGGAAG GTTCATGCAAAGTGGATTCTGGACACGGATACTTTCAACGAGTGGATGAATGAAGAAGACTACGAAGTGAACGATGACAAGAACCCTGTGTCCCGGCGCAAGAAGATCTCGGCGAAGACCCTGACGGACGAG GTGAACAGCCCCGATTCAGACCGGCGAGACAAGAAGGGCAGCAACTACAAGAAAAGGAAgcgctccccctccccctctccgaCCCccgaagccaaaaagaaaaatgcaaagaagGG GCCCTCCACACCCTACACGAAATCCAAGCGTGGCCACCgagaagaagaacaagaggaCCTGACCAAGGACATGGATGAGCCCTCACCAGTCCCCAACGTGGAAGAAGTGACGCTGCCCAAGACCG TCAATACCAAGAAGGACTCGGAATCGGCACCCGTTAAAGGAGGCACCATGACTGACCTTG ATGAGCAGGAGGATGAGAGCATGGAGACTGCAGGCAAG GATGAGGATGAGAGCAGCACTGGCAACAAGGGTGAACAGACCAAGAACCCTGACCTGCATGAAGACAATGTGACCGAACAGACCCACCACATCATCATCCCTAGCTACGCGGCCTGGTTTGACTACAATAG CGTCCACGCTATTGAGAGGAGGGCTCTGCCAGAATTCTTCAACGGCAAGAACAAATCCAAGACCCCAGAGAT CTACCTGGCCTATCGAAACTTCATGATTGATACCTACCGCCTGAACCCGCAAGAGTACCTCACCTCCACTGCCTGCCGCCGGAACCTGGCAGGTGATGTCTGTGCCATCATGAG GGTCCATGCCTTCCTGGAACAGTGGGGTCTGATCAACTACCAGGTGGATGCAGAGAGTCGTCCAACTCCCATGGGACCCCCACCCACTTCTCACTTCCACGTCCTCGCTGACACACCCTCAGGGCTGGTGCCCCTGCAACCCAAGACACCCCAG GGCCGCCAAGTGGATGCTGACAACAAGGCTGGGCGAAAAGGCAAAGAGCTAGATGATCTGGTGCCAGAGACAGCTAAGGGGAAGCCAGAGCTG ACCTCAGCGTCCCAGCAAATGCTCAACTTTCCTGACAAAGGCAAAGAGAAACCAACAGACATGCAGAATTTTGGACTGCGGACAGATATGTACACCAAAAAGAATGTTCCCTCCAAG AGCAAAGCTGCAGCCAGTGCAACCCGTGAGTGGACAGAACAGGAGACTCTACTACTTCTGGAG GCACTGGAAATGTACAAAGATGACTGGAACAAGGTGTCAGAGCACGTAGGGAGTCGTACACAGGATGAGTGCATCCTGCACTTCCTCCGTTTGCCCATTGAAGACCCATATCTTGAAGACTCCGAGGCCTCGCTGGGCCCCCTTGCCTACCAGCCTATCCCTTTCAGCCAGTCTGGCAACCCTGTCATGAGTACCGTTGCCTTCCTGGCCTCTGTGGTTGACCCCCGCGTGGCTTCTGCTGCTGCCAAGTCGGCCTTAG AGGAGTTCTCCAAGATGAAAGAGGAAGTTCCCACAGCCCTGGTGGAGGCCCATGTTCGAAAGGTGGAGGAAGCAGCCAAGATGACGGGCAAGGCAGACCCATCCTTTGGTTTGGAGAGTAGTGGCATCGCAGGAACCACCTCTGATGAACCTGATCGGATTG aAGAAAGTGGAACCGATGAGCCTCGGGCAGAAAACCAGGctgcagaggaaaaaaaagagcccAAG GAACCTCGGGAAGGAGGAGCTGCCACAGAGGAAGAAGTGAAGGATAAACCGAGTGAAGCAcccaaaaaggaggaagagaaggggaaggaaggggatatGGAGAAAGAATCAGAGAAGAGTGATGGAGACCCCATGG CTgaccaggaaaaagaaaaagagccaaAGGAAGGACAGGAGGAGGTGCTAAAGGATGTGGTGGAGGCTGAGGGGGACAGGAAAACCAAGGTGGAACGGGACATTGGTGAAGGCAACCTCTCCACTGCAGCTGCTGCTGCCTTGGCGGCAGCTGCTGTAAAAGCCAAG cACTTGGCTGCTGTTGAAGAGAGGAAGATCAAGTCCCTGGTGGCCCTGCTAGTGGAgactcagatgaagaaactggagatCAAGCTTCGGCACTTTGAGGAGCTGGAGACTATCATGGACCGGGAGCGAGAGGCC CTGGAATACCAGAGGCAACAGCTCCTGGCTGACAGACAAGCCTTCCACATGGAACAACTGAAGTACGCAGAGATGAGGGCCCGACAGCAGCATTTCCAGCAAATGCACCAACAACAACAGCAGCCTCCCCAAAACTTACCCCCTGGCTCCCAGCCAGTTCCACCCACAGGAGCTTCTGTGCCACCCCCTGCCCACAGCTTGACTGTGGCTCCACCCTCTGTGGCTCCCACTCCTGCTGGTACTGGAGCCCCTCCTGGTGGCTTGGCCCCCACTGAACAGATGGGACAGACAGGGTCAGCTTCAGGGTCACAACAGCTCCAGCCAGCCGGAGCTCCCCAGCCTGGGACCGTGCCACCTGGAGCACCCCCCACTGGACCCCATG gcCCCTCACCGTTCCCCAGCCAACAAACTCCTCCCTCAATGATACCAGGGGCAGTGCCAGGCAGTGGGCACCCAAGTGTGGCCGGTAATGCTTTGGGTTTGCCTTTCAGCatgccacctcctcctcctccgtcATCCATCATCCCATTTAGTAGCCTAGCTGATTCCATCAATATtaacctccctcctcctcctaaCCTGCATGGGCATCACCACCATCTTCCGTTTGCCCCGGGAACCCTCCCTCCACCTAACCTGCCTGTGTCCATGGCGAGCCCTCTACATCCTAACCTGCCGGCGACCACCACCATGTCATCCTCCTTGCCTCTCGGGCCAGGGCTGGGATCCGCTGCAGCCCAGAGCCCTGCTATTGTGGCGGCTGTTCAGGGCAACTTCATGCCCAGTGCCAGCCTGCTGCCAG ACCCAGGCACCCCGATACCCCCTGACCCTACAGCCCCCAGCCCCGGCACGGTGACCCCGGTGCCACCGCAGTGA